The Lepeophtheirus salmonis chromosome 1, UVic_Lsal_1.4, whole genome shotgun sequence genome has a segment encoding these proteins:
- the Lnpk gene encoding uncharacterized protein Lnpk isoform X2, with protein MVSGFRMTSSSYSIPSSLSSIRSSYSSDNSSSVRRRVVPTTAMSVITSSTSSSSMSSSRAPLSTTSSSNYSNRSSITPSVIGGGERVPTYQPRPISSYGPLIPRAPGPRNVRPLTRPMLPINRHPRGPPLPRPVVPAQKSVFGKLMDYVVGEGPGNQYALICKQCQSHNGMAQHEDYDYTSYRCCYCHYWNPPKKKRPIAPKLELPSASSVSSDEKDEKVAGSGEKDNKKESSEEKDKKIESLEDTDVKIEAQEENDKKPEETDAYNDKPTSNEEDKIEDNTSLSEEHVVSKTYIPAENSSTPEIESTTYDHALTSESNYPDLDDSEVFSQEKNDNDEGESSNLKSSGVSLEENKSDNEGTIPEVEGMIFNNPDDDEKSDNESDIDIIGEEEVFEAKEVEENSKSNIEANQNKFELNNEE; from the exons ATG gTATCTGGCTTCAGAATGACCTCTTCCTCATATTCAATTCCAAGTTCATTATCATCTATCAGATCTTCATATTCATCGGATAACTCAAGTTCCGTTCGACGCCGAGTTGTACCTACAACAGCTATGTCTGTTATCACTTCATCGACATCAAGTTCTTCCATGTCGTCATCTAGAGCACCATTATCTACAACCTCTAGTTCAAATTATTCAAACAGAAGCTCTATTACACCATCTGTAATCGGAGGTGGAGAAAGAGTTCCTACATATCAGCCAAGACCTATTTCATCTTATGGTCCATTAATACCAAGAGCTCCTGGTCCTCGTAATGTTAGACCATTAACGCGTCCCATGCTTCCTATAAATAGac ACCCCAGAGGACCCCCACTCCCTCGCCCGGTAGTACCTgctcaaaaaagtgtttttggtAAACTTATGGATTATGTTGTTGGCGAAGGACCTGGAAATCAGTACGCCTTGATCTGTAAGCAATGTCAATCTCATAATGGAATGGCTCAACATGAGGATTACGATTATACAT cCTATCGATGTTGCTACTGTCACTATTGGAATCCGCCAAAGAAGAAGAGACCAATTGCTCCAAAACTTGAATTACCTTCAGCTTCAAGTGTATCATCTGACGAGAAAGATGAGAAAGTAGCAGGTTCGGGTGAAAAGGATAATAAGAAAGAATCCTCGGAAGAGAAGGATAAAAAGATAGAGTCTCTGGAAGATACGGATGTAAAAATAGAAGCTCAGGAAGAGAATGATAAAAAACCGGAAGAAACAG ATGCTTACAATGATAAACCAACATCAaatgaagaagataaaattGAGGATAACACATCGTTATCTGAGGAACATGTTGtttctaaaacatatattccGGCAGAAAATTCTTCAACACCCGAAATAGAGTCCACCACATATGACCACGCTTTAACGTCCGAATCAAATTATCCCGACCTAGACGATTCAGAAGttttttctcaagaaaaaaaCGATAATGATGAGGGGGAAAGTTCAAATTTGAAATCATCTGGAGTCAGCTTGGAGGAGAATAAGTCGGACAATGAAGGAACTATTCCTGAAGTGGAAGGTATGATCTTTAATAATCCAGATGATGACGAAAAGAGTGATAATGAGAGTg atatcGATATTATTGGGGAGGAGGAAGTATTTGAGGCAAAGGAAGTGGAGGAAAATAGTAAATCCAACATTGAggcaaatcaaaataaatttgagcttAACAATGAAGAATAG
- the Lnpk gene encoding uncharacterized protein Lnpk isoform X1 yields the protein MVSGFRMTSSSYSIPSSLSSIRSSYSSDNSSSVRRRVVPTTAMSVITSSTSSSSMSSSRAPLSTTSSSNYSNRSSITPSVIGGGERVPTYQPRPISSYGPLIPRAPGPRNVRPLTRPMLPINRHPRGPPLPRPVVPAQKSVFGKLMDYVVGEGPGNQYALICKQCQSHNGMAQHEDYDYTSYRCCYCHYWNPPKKKRPIAPKLELPSASSVSSDEKDEKVAGSGEKDNKKESSEEKDKKIESLEDTDVKIEAQEENDKKPEETEDAYNDKPTSNEEDKIEDNTSLSEEHVVSKTYIPAENSSTPEIESTTYDHALTSESNYPDLDDSEVFSQEKNDNDEGESSNLKSSGVSLEENKSDNEGTIPEVEGMIFNNPDDDEKSDNESDIDIIGEEEVFEAKEVEENSKSNIEANQNKFELNNEE from the exons ATG gTATCTGGCTTCAGAATGACCTCTTCCTCATATTCAATTCCAAGTTCATTATCATCTATCAGATCTTCATATTCATCGGATAACTCAAGTTCCGTTCGACGCCGAGTTGTACCTACAACAGCTATGTCTGTTATCACTTCATCGACATCAAGTTCTTCCATGTCGTCATCTAGAGCACCATTATCTACAACCTCTAGTTCAAATTATTCAAACAGAAGCTCTATTACACCATCTGTAATCGGAGGTGGAGAAAGAGTTCCTACATATCAGCCAAGACCTATTTCATCTTATGGTCCATTAATACCAAGAGCTCCTGGTCCTCGTAATGTTAGACCATTAACGCGTCCCATGCTTCCTATAAATAGac ACCCCAGAGGACCCCCACTCCCTCGCCCGGTAGTACCTgctcaaaaaagtgtttttggtAAACTTATGGATTATGTTGTTGGCGAAGGACCTGGAAATCAGTACGCCTTGATCTGTAAGCAATGTCAATCTCATAATGGAATGGCTCAACATGAGGATTACGATTATACAT cCTATCGATGTTGCTACTGTCACTATTGGAATCCGCCAAAGAAGAAGAGACCAATTGCTCCAAAACTTGAATTACCTTCAGCTTCAAGTGTATCATCTGACGAGAAAGATGAGAAAGTAGCAGGTTCGGGTGAAAAGGATAATAAGAAAGAATCCTCGGAAGAGAAGGATAAAAAGATAGAGTCTCTGGAAGATACGGATGTAAAAATAGAAGCTCAGGAAGAGAATGATAAAAAACCGGAAGAAACAG AAGATGCTTACAATGATAAACCAACATCAaatgaagaagataaaattGAGGATAACACATCGTTATCTGAGGAACATGTTGtttctaaaacatatattccGGCAGAAAATTCTTCAACACCCGAAATAGAGTCCACCACATATGACCACGCTTTAACGTCCGAATCAAATTATCCCGACCTAGACGATTCAGAAGttttttctcaagaaaaaaaCGATAATGATGAGGGGGAAAGTTCAAATTTGAAATCATCTGGAGTCAGCTTGGAGGAGAATAAGTCGGACAATGAAGGAACTATTCCTGAAGTGGAAGGTATGATCTTTAATAATCCAGATGATGACGAAAAGAGTGATAATGAGAGTg atatcGATATTATTGGGGAGGAGGAAGTATTTGAGGCAAAGGAAGTGGAGGAAAATAGTAAATCCAACATTGAggcaaatcaaaataaatttgagcttAACAATGAAGAATAG